In Erigeron canadensis isolate Cc75 chromosome 1, C_canadensis_v1, whole genome shotgun sequence, a single window of DNA contains:
- the LOC122581424 gene encoding uncharacterized protein LOC122581424, translated as MVEGIGVGNRYWVLRHGKSIPNQTGLIVSSMENGTLEIYKLASEGIDQAQLAGELFLKELKEKAIPIENVRICYSPFSRTTHTANVVASVLNLSLDGPQCKVYEDLRERYFGPTFELQSHDKYTEIWDLDEIDPFMRPEGGESVADVASRLTSALMQIESEFQGCAILIVSHGDPLQILQTIFNAVREQAGPDGGDLVSRIEAIKVPSVLSQHRKHALLTGQLRAVV; from the exons atggttgAGGGAATTGGAGTGGGAAATAGATACTGGGTATTGAGACATGGTAAAAGCATTCCAAATCAAACCGGTCTCATTGTttcatccatg GAAAATGGGACACTCGAGATATACAAGTTAGCTTCAGAAGGTATTGATCAAGCACAATTGGCTGGTGAGCTATTCTTAAAG GAACTGAAGGAAAAGGCCATACCTATCGAAAATGTCAGAATCTGTTATTCTCCATTTTCAAGAACCACTCACACGGCCAATGTGGTTGCTTCTGTTTTAAATCTTTCTTTAGATGGACCTCAATGCAAG GTCTATGAAGATCTTCGAGAGCGTTATTTTGGTCCTAcatttgaacttcaatctcatgataAA TACACGGAAATATGGGATCTTGATGAAATAGATCCGTTCATGAGGCCAGAAGGTGGGGAAAGTGTTGCTGATGTTGCCTCCAGACTCACAAGCGCCTTGATGCAGATTGAGTCTGAATTTCAAGG ATGTGCAATCTTGATAGTCAGCCATGGTGATCCATTGCAAATCCTACAGACAATATTCAATGCAGTTCGCGAACAAGCAGGACCTGATGGTGGTGATCTGGTATCACGAATAGAGGCAATCAAAGTTCCATCAGTCCTTTCGCAACACCGTAAGCATGCACTGCTAACTGGACAACTACGAGCTGTTGTGTAA